CAAATAACCAGCTAAGGCGAGGGAAGAGATGCAAAATATTAGCTGAGCATATTGGAGCTTACTTATTTTTTGTGAAAGATCCCCACCAACAAAATCATAAAAAAAGCTGGCGAAGCCTAACCCTTGAAAAATGGAAAAAGGTTTTTCACCAGGTTGTTGCCAACCTTGTCCTTTCCATTCTCCTAAAATTCCTATTTTGTAGTATTCAAAACTGTTAGTTAAAATAGTCGGGTCTTTAGCCAAAAAAGGAAGAATATAAAATATCATTCCCATACTGGCCATTACACCTACAATCTTAAATACATTCTTTTTATCTTCTGTTAAAAATATAATCCACAAATATAAAGGAGTCCAAAAAATCAAAGAGAATCTTGATAGTAGACATATGCTTAATGCGACTCCTCTAAAAATATTTGACTTAGAGAAAATTGCAAATACAAGCAGTAAATAAAAAGACGCATCCATTAATTCAATAGACTCGCCAATAGCAATAGGATGATAAATGGCATATAAATATAGTATACCAAATGGTATGGCTAGCTTGATATAATGCTCAATCTGGGGCAAGTTTTGACCGGAAAGAAAATTGTTATATAACAATATACTTATTAAAAAAATGAAATATATTACCCATCGATAATCCAGGTTTACAAATTCAGCAAAAACAAATGGTAACCATCTAAATGTAAAATAATTGGGAAGAATTGTCCAGCCAAAATCACTTATTGGAGTATATGGAAATTCTCCTTTTAAAAATCTTTTGACAACTACTCTGTAACTGCTGGTATGATATCTGAAATTGCAGGATTCATAGGGTAATCCTGAAATATTTTAAATAGGACTAATCCCATAAATCCGCTCAAAATGAAAAATACTTTTGAGCCATAGTTGCTTTGGGTATTTTTGGGGGGAGTTAAAGTGTGGGTTTCCTTATCAAGCTCAAATGCTATTTTGCAGAATAAAATACCTGCGATAGTCATTACAAGAGGATTTAGGTAGAATCCTAAAAATTTTGGTTTGAAAAGGGTAAATAGCTCTATACAAAATAAAACAAATAAATAAATAATGTTTAAGGAATAACGGGACTTTATCATTAGACTTTGTAAATAACAAAAAAACAGTATCAATAAAATTTACGCAATATAATTATAAATTAGGATTAAATTTATTCTTTGAATTTTATAAAGCATGAATTACTAATTGAATCTTAATTGGTGACTTATTAATATAATATATATGCTAGGAATCCTAATTCTCAGTGGTGAATTATGGTTGGTAGATTATTTGTTAGGGACTGTTTAAAAAGTAAATTCTTCAAAAAATATATACTTTTCTTATAACACTGGTTTATTGTTTATTTATTGTAATAAAATAGAAGAGACTGCCCTTTGGAGACAGTCTCTTTTTAATATTGTCTTATTTACTTAAATTTATCTCACTTTCTCCAGGGCTAGTCCTGTATACCTTGGAATTTGAGTTCCAAAGAAAAACTTTGTGATTGCCAAAGTGTCATCAGCAAAGTTTCTTAAAGCAGGATAATCCGGATTTAACATACGATTCACTCTTCTGGCTTTTTTGCTTACCATAAGTTGAATGTATTTTGCGTTTAAAATAGCCCAACTTCTTATGATTCTGGCCCTTTTAGGAAAGAATGTTCCCTTCTTTAATTCCCGGTACCACGCTTTTTTTCTTAGTTTTTTGGCGGATAATCTCGCTGATTTTTTAGCCTGATGAACTAATCTTTGGCCTCTTTTAGAAAGGATATTAAATTGCTTTTTGGCATCCTTTCCCATTCCTTCCCAATCAATTTTGGAGAAAGATTTTTTCACTGATTTAGCTAGTTTTGTAGCTGAATCTCCTATGCTTTCTGTATACCTGTAAGCATTCTTTCTGACAGATTTTAAAGTTAACGCACGACTTCTCATGATTTCTTCCCAATTAGTTTAAATTCAATAAGAGAAATTATTTGTCTCTCTCTATTGTATATTTAACCAACTGTTGAAGGGATTGTTTGTAAGGAGAGGAAGGAAACGTTTCAAGGATGGAGTTTGCCTCATTCATGTAATTATTCATGATTTCCGTAGCGTATGCAATACCTCCGGAGTTTTTCACAAATTGAATTACTTCAGCGACTTTCTTTGGATTATCGTTTTGATTTTTAACGATGTTTATGATTTTTCTTTTTTCCCACCAGCTGGCTTTGCTAAGCGCAAAGATCAGGGGAAGTGTCATTTTTCTTTCTTTTATATCAATACCTATTGGTTTACCTATAACGGCTTGGGTATTATAGTCAAAGAGATCGTCTTTTATCTGAAATGCCATTCCAACCTTTTCTCCAAAAAGTCTGGCATTTTCAATCGAGGCTGCATCGACACCGGAAGAGGCAGCGCCAACAGCACAACATGAAGCTATGAGAGAGGCGGTTTTCTGGCGGATAATTTCAAAGTATACTTCTTCCGTAATGTCAAGGTTGCGTGCTTTTTCTATCTGAAGCAACTCACCTTCACTCATTTCTTTTACTGCATTGGAAACTATTTTAAGTATGCTGAAATCATCATTCTGAAGGGAGAGGAGTAATCCTTTGGAAAGTAAGTAGTCTCCGACAAGTACTGCTATTTTATTCTTCCATAGGGCATTAATGGAAAAGAATCCGCGTCTGTAGTTAGCATCATCCACCACATCATCATGAACGAGCGTGGCTGTATGAAGCAATTCAATAAGTGCGGCTCCTCTGTAGGTAGATTCACTTATACCTCCGCATGTTTTGGCCATAAGAAATACAAACATAGGCCTTAGTTGTTTGCCCTTTCGTTTAACGATATAGGTCATGATTCTGTCAAGCAACACTACGTTGCTTTTCATAGAATCCCTGAATTTTTTTTCAAAATCCCTTATTTCGTCTTCAATCGGAGCTTGTATTTCTTTAATACTGACAGCCATGGTACAATATTACAATCTATTTATACTGTTTCCAAAGGGCTGACCTTATAAAAATCATATTTTATTAATTTAAAATTATGATTATCATTCAGGATTCTTTATCAGTTTAATCTGTATTGGTTTTCAGTAGTTTATCATGTAGCACTTACCTGACGTTTATGGCAAAACTTATTTTACTTAAAAACAGAGAATTGACTTTGGTTAATCGTTCAAGAAAGCTATTGTATGATCTTTCTTATATTTCAGATGGAAAGGAAAAACCTCTGATTATTTTTCTGCATGGATTTAAAGGATTTAAGGACTGGGGTAATTTTGATCTGATGATGAATTATTTTACTCAAAAGAATTATGCTTTTATTAAAATGAATTTTTCCCATAATGGGACAACCCTTGATAGCCCTTTGGAATTTAATGACCTGAGTGGTTTCGGAAGGAATAATTTTATCATTGAACTTGAAGATATTCAGGCTATGATTGATCATGTATTTAAAGGTGAAATTATTTCAGAAAATGAGTGGGATCAACGAAAACTGATACTGATCGGGCATAGCAGAGGAGGGGCAATTGCTATTATTAAAGGAGCTGAAGACGTGAGAGTAAGAGCAGTAGTATCGCTGGCTGGAGTTGCTGATCTGAAGAAATTTCTGAATGACAGGGACATTGATTTATGGAAAAAAGGAGAAACAGTGTTTATAGATAATTCAAGAACTGGGCAAAAAATGCCTCTTTACCCTCAATTTCTGGAATCTTATTTTGAAAATAAATCAAGACTAGATGTTATCTCGGCTGCATCAAAATTAAAGCATCTTTTAATTATCCACGGTTCAGAAGATTCGACAGTGCCCATCGATCATGCTTTTAAATTAAAAAAACAGTAATCCAACCTCAGAATTAAAAATTGTTCAAAATGCGGATCATACTTTTGGGGGCAGGCATCCTTATACAGATAAAGATCTGCCTTTAAATTTTAAAATCGTTTGCGATGCGATTATAGATTATTTTCAGAATACAGAATTTAAAAACTGAGATCATTTTTCAATTAATTTTATCCGAATTAATCTCCTCTCTTTTAATGTTATCAAATAAAGGTAGGTGATATGGAAAAGTTACTACTAGCTTCGGACTTTTCAGACAGTTCTAATAATGCATTAGATTTTGCAAAAGGTATAGCTGCGAAAGCAGTATCAGAGGTACTTATATTCAATTCAGCGCCTCTTCCTGTTCTAGAGCCTACTATTCCAACTTTCATGATGGAGGAAATACTGGAAGATCAGGAGTATTCAGCAAAGGAAAAATTACGTGAGTCATGTGATCTTGTGAGTTCAGAGAGGTATTTTGATGGAAGCCGGGTAAGTTGTGGGTATAAGTTTTCTTCAGGAGTAGCTGTAAATGAAATAGCAGAAGTTGCCCAGAAAGAAAATGTTGAATTGGTTGTAATGGGAGCTTATGATAATTCTATTACTTCCAAATGGATTGGAAGTACTACAATTTCAACTCTTGATCATGTGGCATGTCCTGTTCTTGCTGTACCCACGGATGCTATCTTTCAGGGATTCCAGCATATTGTATATGCTTGCGGGCTTCGCGATTACGATCACTTAGCAATTGATGAGGTAGTTAATTTTGCAAAGATCTTTAATGCCAAAGTAACAGTTCTTCATGTTGCAGATCCTATTAGTCTGCGTCTTGATATCGTGCTATTTGACAGATTGAGAAAAAAAGTAAAAGCAACTGATGAATTTGGAAAGGTTAAATTTGAAATGCTTGTTTCGGAGCAGCGGTATGATGCTATTGAGAGTTTTCTTT
The nucleotide sequence above comes from Sporocytophaga myxococcoides. Encoded proteins:
- a CDS encoding polyprenyl synthetase family protein produces the protein MAVSIKEIQAPIEDEIRDFEKKFRDSMKSNVVLLDRIMTYIVKRKGKQLRPMFVFLMAKTCGGISESTYRGAALIELLHTATLVHDDVVDDANYRRGFFSINALWKNKIAVLVGDYLLSKGLLLSLQNDDFSILKIVSNAVKEMSEGELLQIEKARNLDITEEVYFEIIRQKTASLIASCCAVGAASSGVDAASIENARLFGEKVGMAFQIKDDLFDYNTQAVIGKPIGIDIKERKMTLPLIFALSKASWWEKRKIINIVKNQNDNPKKVAEVIQFVKNSGGIAYATEIMNNYMNEANSILETFPSSPYKQSLQQLVKYTIERDK
- a CDS encoding alpha/beta hydrolase family protein; the protein is MAKLILLKNRELTLVNRSRKLLYDLSYISDGKEKPLIIFLHGFKGFKDWGNFDLMMNYFTQKNYAFIKMNFSHNGTTLDSPLEFNDLSGFGRNNFIIELEDIQAMIDHVFKGEIISENEWDQRKLILIGHSRGGAIAIIKGAEDVRVRAVVSLAGVADLKKFLNDRDIDLWKKGETVFIDNSRTGQKMPLYPQFLESYFENKSRLDVISAASKLKHLLIIHGSEDSTVPIDHAFKLKKQ
- a CDS encoding universal stress protein, whose protein sequence is MEKLLLASDFSDSSNNALDFAKGIAAKAVSEVLIFNSAPLPVLEPTIPTFMMEEILEDQEYSAKEKLRESCDLVSSERYFDGSRVSCGYKFSSGVAVNEIAEVAQKENVELVVMGAYDNSITSKWIGSTTISTLDHVACPVLAVPTDAIFQGFQHIVYACGLRDYDHLAIDEVVNFAKIFNAKVTVLHVADPISLRLDIVLFDRLRKKVKATDEFGKVKFEMLVSEQRYDAIESFLSEEDVDMIALMKHSSSFFKRLFYKSMIDKSLYRVELPMFLLNEKNYKS